The Musa acuminata AAA Group cultivar baxijiao chromosome BXJ2-5, Cavendish_Baxijiao_AAA, whole genome shotgun sequence genomic interval TGGACACAGTAGCTGTCAAGCTACACTGGTTCACGCATCGAAGCAGTAAGCAATGAGAGAGAAGATGATTGATGTTGGCTGTGTTCCATCCGGAAATCCTGGCATAAAGCAAATGAAGCCTCGTTGGAAGGGAGCATAAAGAAACAAGTTCAGACCTTTGTGTCTACGGCCTTCAGATGATAAAGCCACTCTCTCTCACCGCTCCTTTTAATCTCTACCCCGTCGAAGCTCACGCATCCTGTCCTCTTGTTTCTCCACCATGCTTTCTTTGCAGCAAGGCTTGCCTGAGTTCAGAACATGGAATGAAGAAACCAATGGTGGCCATGGCCGTTTCTGCGACTCCGATGGCCATGGAGTAGACCAATGGATGGTGAGTTCAGAGTGGAAGAAGAAAGCAACCTTCCCAACAGATCCAGCCGATCATTgccatggtgatgatgatgatgacaagaaCGCTTCTTTGGGCTCGGAAGAGCATGTGCACGACGTCGAGGACGCGCCGGTGGCAGCTTATGAGCTCTCGCTCAGGGATCTGGTGAAGCTACCTGGAATCGTGACCGCCATGCAGGAGAACCAAACCGATGGCGTAGAATTCTCGCAGCAGGAATCAAGAAGTTGGGAGGAGAGAAGGAAGACGGACCAGGCGACGAAAGGAGCTTGGAGGAAGAGCCGCAGCGTCGACAATGGAGCAGTCCTTCTAAAGATGTTCTTCCCAGTATCCCTGGGCGGAAGGAGGAGGTCTGGAATCACCGGATCTGCTTCCAGGACAATGCCAAAGCCTTCATCAACAAAGGGAGACGATGGCGAACACTGTAAGAACAGTAGTTCGGGCAACACAAGCAGGTAAACCTGAAGAATCTTTTCTCTCATAGATCATGCGTGATGATCTTGAGCCGTTGTTGTTGCAGGAGAAAGGGAGGCTGTTCCTTCTTCTTTCAGGCGAGCAGAAGTAAATCCAGGAAGAATGGAGGATGCAACTGTTGAAGGAATGCTAAATACTTTTGTGTCCCTTGCTTTGAAGTCCCCCTTTTATTAGCTTTCCACCCTTTATGTGGTAAAATTCTTTGCTCGTTGACTCTCAAAGTCAATCATGAGCTTGAGTCCACTCTTATTTTGACCATCCACATGAAGAGTGGGCGGGGAGTCCAATCATCAAGATGCGTGCTTTTGATCCGATTCATGTAATTGCTCATATTTTTAAGGGAACCCGAGCGACACATACCCTTTTCGTACCCGTTCTGTGTTTCGTCGAGAGAGTCACTCGTAACTGCGCTCGCGTGCGATTACTCAAAACTTACACGCTTCCGGTGATACTTCGAGTCTCATTTATTGGTATTCTATTACGATTCCTTCCCTGGACGCGACGACTCTCTTCGTTCTTCCACGGTCCTCCGTTCCAATCCTCTTcaattaatctctctctctctctctgcgggtAGTTTGTCCACGCGACTCCGTCCAGTGCCGCCAGATCTGAGGGTAGGGGGAAGACATCGATCCGCCGCATGCATTACCGGCCACGCGACCGGATCTAGTGGCGGGGGATCCCCGCCCGCCGATCGCTGCCATGGGCGATCTCGAAGAGCCGACGGGTGGGGAACTGGAGGTAGTGGTGGTCTAGCTAGGGTTCTTGATTTGGCTCGGGATGGCGCCCGCCACCGCGGCGTCCGGAGGGAGCTGGGTTGAGTCGGATAGCGGCATGTCCTCCGATAACATCAAGGGTTTGGTCCTCGCGTTGTCCTCGAGCTTCTTCATCGGTGCCAGTTTTATCGTCAAGAAGAAGGGGTTGAAGAAGGCTGCCGCTTCCGGTGTCAGAGCAGGTCAGAAAAGTATCGATTTTTTGTACTCTGCAATCAAAGCATGTTTAACAAAGAAATCGGTGTTACAATCAACAGATCAACAAGCCGAGTACTCAAAACAGAAAATATTGTAAGGACTGTGCAGTTTTGAGTACTCAACATcgaattctttgttaaacatgctTTGTTTCTTCCCTCTTCTCTGTTTTCAGGTGCCTTTCATTCTTTTTCCATACGCTATTCGGCAATCTATACTGTGTAATGCCGGTGATATGTTGTTTCTGGAGAAACGCAAATCGgtgctttattttattttaatagattTAACGACGCCACATGTCAATTATGAAGCTAAATCTGGGAAAATAGATCTGCTTGAGGACTAAAAAGGATGTAGGAAGCCTGTTTCATAGAGATCATATTGGACAATGCTTCTGGTAGTAGATATCAgcaatttaattgtgtttctgaAATTCCATTCTACATCACAAACTGAAATGGGTTGTATTTTCAAAAGGAAAAAAACCATAGAAtgtgaaaaaatatataaataaatagaaaagGCAATGTTatattcaaaaatttaaaaagataGGCCCGAGGAGTGTTCAAAAAACCATGGAATATGACGACACCGATGCAGGGTCTGAGGAGTGTTAAAAATATGCAATCTTACCATTCTTAGCAAAGTTGTGATATCTATGACACAAAGCCTGGTCATCCAAGTTGTAAGAGAGCAATCTTAGCAGTTGTCATAACACCAAGACTTGAATCtacaaattacatatatgataatttAGTGCAAATATGCATCAGCGATTATGCCCATGAAGTGAAATTAATCCTTTAATGATTGGTTATGGCATTATGCTCGAGAAACAGTTAAAAAATTTGTGAATTTAACTCTCCATGTGTGAAGCACATTTGAAATAGGATTATGGATATGATGTTGATGTCGTTCTGTTGAATGCAGTCTTTCTTAATCTGACTATTCAAATCAAGGAACTAAAAATACACGTCTATTTGAAGATTATAGGTTTCATTGACATTCTAATACCTACTCTTGCTTCTAATTTCAGAATTCTGCAAGACCATCTAAAGTCAGTTCTATAAAAACATCATATGCCTATAGTCTGGAATGAAGATAACTCTTCTGACCACTGAGGCACTGACAACAATATCCCACCTTAACTGTGAATCACAGTGCTGTTTGCATTTTCAGTAACTAGCAATTTTGTTTTAATAATTGGACGCTTCTAATCAACCAACTTCCACTTGCTTGATTTCTAATTTGAGTTCCCTCCCTTTTTTTATTAGAGCTACATTTGCACAAGTTCTTCCCCAAGACAAAAAAGCATATAAGTGGTGTACTTTTACTTCACACGCGATTGTACATGATTGTTTAGTAATGTTTGACTTAGAAGAGGAAATTAAACACATCTTGGGACAAAAAGAATGGTTTCAATTTCTTAGAGAGAGGACAGTTCTTCTATAGCTCTAAGACAGAATCATGGATCTGGAAGAGTCACAAGTGGTAGATAGTGCGACTTGTCAACCTGGGGAACTTGTTGCAAGAAGTACATAGTGGGATTTATAGGTATATTTGTCCAGAATAAGAAAACCTTCTTTCTTGTTATTCCTACATGGATTATTTAGAATAGAATCAAGCAAATTAGAGAATAAATTATGTCCTTCACATTTCTTAGCCAGACAGGGGACATTTCTTGCCACATAAGGCTATAGGACTGTTGTAACTTTGTGTCTCTTTGTCTCGATCAAAATATTACGGATACAAATATTGGAGTATGATTGTCATGTTGGTGATGATGGTACTAGGACTCACATTTTTGCTGCATGTTACCTGTATCTAGTTTTACTCGGCATAATTAAATTGCAATAGTTGCTTTCGTCATTTCTCTTATGCAATTATATGATTGCTTTCTTATTCTTTAGTTGCATAATATTATCAAAAACTTCTAAATGTTGTTGTTTTTTTACTTCACAACAGGAGCAGGTGGTTATGCATACTTGTATGAACCACTGTGGTGGGCAGGCATGATAGCAAGTGAGTACTTACCGATTGCATTTAGAAAGTTTTCATTTTAATTTGTTGGTGACGGTCATTGGTTTCTGTTTTCTTAATTGGTTTTGGGACATTTAGGTGCATAGGGAGTacctttgatgctaaaaattggGTTCCTATGTCTTATCTCAAACATATTGAGCCCTCTAGATGATATTGCATAAGTTTCAAGTGTATGACTATTAGTTAGCTGTATCATTCTAGAAGCTACCTTTTCCTATTCTGAACTCTGTCCATATTTTATTAACAGATCCAAAAGGTGCATTGCCTAATAATTTTTTCTGTATTACAGTGCTTGATGTAAATTATGTTAAATTTTATGATGTTAGAATTAAATTTCTCAGAGGCTTGAATCATTATTCTATTCTGAGAGGAGCTTTGTCACCAATTTTTATTGAGCTCTATTTATGTATAAGTCTATGGGATTGAGAAGGTTGCATCTGGCATCTGTTCCACACTGAtaacatttattttctcttttactTAGGATAGGCTCTTATGTTCCGTGAGATGGGGCTCAAATTTCATATCATTAAAATGTTTATAATATGTCGTTATTAGTTGCAATGTACAAGAAGATACTTTTAACTTAAAACATCTTTGTTTTCTATTATTCCTCAAGTGTTCTTGGTTTATTATTTGGTAACGGCTTTTTCATAGGGACAGGAATGAGAACTAAAAAATTTGTCTGATTCAACAGTGGTTGTTGGGGAAGTTGCTAACTTTGCAGCATATGCATTTGCTCCAGCTATTCTGGTCACTCCTCTTGGTGCTCTTAGCATAATCATCAGGCATGACCTCAAATAACATGAGACAATCTGTTGATTTATTTTATCCAGTTAATATATACAAAGTATTCTTTTCCACAGTGCTGTACTTGCACATATCATTTTAAGGGAAAGGCTACATATATTTGGCATTTTTGGCTGCATTCTCTGTGTTGTGGGATCCACAACAATTGTTCTCCATGCCCCTCAGGAGCGTGAGATCGTGTCTGTAACGGAAGTCTGGGATTTGGCAACTGAACCAGGTACCaacctttttttctctttctttttctcagtTCAAACAAAGAGGCATATATTTCCATATATTTGTTTATTGGAGTGCTTATAAAAACAACTAAGATGTGGTTCATGTTCTCTGCAGCTTTTCTATTGTATGCAACAACCGTGCTTGTAGCAGCCTTTATGCTTATATTCCATTTTGTCCCTCGATATGGGCAAACACATATAATGGTCTATATTGGTGTTTGCTCTCTTGTAGGGTCTCTCTCGGTATGAAGCTTATGGttgatattttaatatttgttctgaactatgaaagaaaaatacatGTTCTTCTTGTTCTTGATTGAGCAGGTTATGAGTGTTAAGGCTCTTGGAATTGCTCTGAAGTTGACATTTTCAGGAATGAACCAGTTGGTTTATTCCCAAACCTGGGTATTCATGATCATAGTAATTGCATGTATCATTACCCAAATGAACTATCTGAACAAGGTACAGACTTTCTTTTGTCAATGTGGCCGTATTACATTAGTCATAtaagaaattttcactattttatgCTTGTGGTTAGATGCTTTCCTACATTTTATCTgacaagaaattaaaaaaaaccttGAGAACTGGTCTTCAATTCCTAGACTTAAGCTGGCATTATGAAATTGATTCTTTTTCTGCTCAGTAAGTTTTGTGCTGACTTAAACAACTTACATTATACTCTATATTAACAATATGAAATGCTGAAATGCTGGTATGCTATTTCCAAGCTACATGAAAGTATTCTGACTTTTTGAGTATAACTAAAgatgaatatttcatattttctttAATGATAAGGAGATCTGACCTTACTGATTTTTAATGGTGAATTTCGCAATCCATATTTGGATCAACTAAATATTGGCCAATCCTATGAACTGTGTATTACACGCTACCTTATTCTCAAAGAACCAGACTAGTTGTCAGTGTAACCATATCTtgacaatttttttttctatgtggGCCTTGTTCATTTTAATTGTTTGTCAAAATTATATCGGCTACAAAATATTATTTTCTCTTATCCAAGTTAAGCTTTAAGGTAGTTTTTATCTGGAGGTTAAGTTATTTGGTGGTTTATCTTGCAAAACACGATAGAGTTACACTGTAATTCAGTCAACACAAGCTAATCCAGCTGACACAGGATACTATAAACATTTGGAGAAGATGGAATAAGTTAACATTCGTCTCTTCATGTCACCTGTCTATCCTTAACATGAcccttttcttatttttctctacctctaGTTAGATAACTTTCACACAGACAAGCTATCATTATCTACCAAACAACATTTATTTTCAGcaatcaaagaaaagaaaacttagCCTAATTAACTATATTGAGTTCCACTAACCCAATTATTTTAACCATGAACCGAAGACAGCTGACTTCCAGAATCTCCTTGTAGAAACCAACCATATTCTTAATTTTTGTAATTCCATCTTCACATTTGGGTGTTACTAACTTGGCTACCCTTATGTTCTGCAAACCTTCCTCTAGAATTCCacctcataataaaatcatattccTGTGTAATTGGCAACAGGACATCATGTGTAACAAGAATGCAAGTTCGTTGTCTTGGGTTGTACCAGTAATTTTATATTACTAAAGGCTGAAGTGAGGCCTTTGACTACCGGAGAACAATGCCCATGCAGTGCTAGCCTATTTGCCTTGTGAGTTAAATGTTCTCCATTGACTGCAACAaaaatgtgtttctcgatttcCCATGATATAAAACAGCACATAGTTCTCCTTTTAGCGAACTGTCTTTCATATAGCTAATGACAATGATATCTAGATTCTTAGCTTTTTTCAAGTATCTCTTTGGTTGAAGCTTCAGCTATGTGAGTTTTTGTAGCTTTTAATCTTCTTAGTATGGGACAACAAAAACTTGAAAAACAAAGAAGTTGTTCATACTGAGACAAGCCAAATTCATGCTAAAACAAGTAGATATCTGTTTCAGTGTTCTATCGCAGTTTGTTAGGCTAGTAGCACAGGATCTTTATGCCAATTTTTTGAATGTTGAAAATAATTTAACGGATTAGTAGTAGAATGTCACAGCCTAATGCAGGACAATTTCAAAATGTCCCACATCACAGCCTATAGAAAAAGCatgtgaaattatttttgaaaCTTCTTCTCGATCTTCTTTTTGTATCAAATAATCTTCCAGACATTCCTATGGTAGCTTTTCTTAATGGTCTACATCAAATTCACAGTCAACCACCAAACTATTATGCATAATTTTGCAATTGTTTGTGTTAGTATTCTGTGGATTTTAAGGTGATTTTAGATGTATCTTATAAGAGACCTAATGCCCAGCTGGCATGTAACTGTTGTTGTTTATTGTTTACCTTTTGCAGTTTAACTTCCTGTTCACTCATTTTAGCTTAATTACCATGCAAATGTACCAGTAATAGTTGTTTAATTGATGATGGACTAGAAATTTAAAATACAACTATTTTCATCTTCAGCTACCGGCAGTTTGTTCTCTCTGAAGCCTAATACTTTTGTCCTTGCTTAATTTTGTTCTCAGGCACTTGATACATTTAACACAGCTGTTGTATCACCCATATACTATGTGATGTTTACATCATTAACCATTTTGGCTAGTGTGATTATGTTCAAGGTAACTACTCTTATATGACTTATTGGCATCTTTGTTGTCTGATTCTGTCATTCAAATGATTGTGGTTTAATCATTATTGCATAATGACATTACATAAATATAACAGTTGAAAAATGAAGTAAGCATCAATAAATCATCCTTACCCTGTCTAAATTGTTTAGGGAGAAAAGGTGGAGCTCAATATTGAGAATAGTTCAGATACTGGATGTGTTTTGGCTTTTCATCTAAGAACGTACATAATTGCAAACAACTAATATTTGTCTACATGTTTTTTCATTTACCTTTTTGTTTTGTATTATATCTTTTATGAGTTTGATTGCGTTAAATTACTAAACCATGAGGTTGCAACTAAGACATAGTTGCATGTATATCTTTAATAAGACCTTGAATTTACCAAGATACAGTTGAAAGGAAAGAAGAGGAGTGTCCTTTAGTATCATAGCAAGAAGGAAGATTTCAATCAAATTCTAGCCAGAATGGCAAACATGTGGCGGATTATCTTGTGGTTAAGTTCTGAGCAAAATGGAATATTTTTGCAATGATATTGATGCAAACAACATCCTTTTATACCTGGTGCAATCGAAAGGCAATTTGATGAGAAAACTCCATTGTGTTAGTTAAGCACAACAGAACGAGATGAAGATAACACATAAATATAAATCagagggaaaaagaagaagaaagtgagtAACAGAAATGGaaagaattaaaaattaaaactGACAAGAAAGTCTTTAGGCTAGTgtcattttttttcttcatatgaATTAATCTTGTAATTATGTTTCTTTGCATTCATAggataataattattttcaaatcaaAGGACAGTGTGCACCCTGTATCCTTGATATAGTTCCTGTTTGCAATTATGAGTAACTAGTCTTGTATTTCATGTTAATGAACAGATCTATTACTATTATCACTGCAAATATTTGAAACCTTTCCTGATTGCCAATAGGATTTGCAAGAAAAGACTACAACCACTACTAATGCAACACATCTGATCATCTGATATTGTAAATTTAACCTATGATTTGTAGGATTTGCCGTACACTGAATGATAATCAATTTTATGTGCAATAGTTTGTGTAATCTGAATGCAACCAAATGGATATTTAATTCTGAAAGCAACCCTATATATTCCATGAAAATGACGAGACTCTAAATGTTTCTGATTGTGAAATTATTCGACCGACTCGAGTTGTTGACACTGTTAATGTTGAAGGTGGTCTGATGAATTAATGGTGTTTCGGACAATCTTATGCTTCTTCTGGCAGGATTGGGATCGACAAGATCCCACACAGATCGTCACAGAGATGGGTGGCTTCATCACAATTCTTTCCGGGACATTTCTTCTCCACGAGACTAAGGACATGGCTGATGGTAAGTTCCATAAACATAGTTTGAATCAGATCATAATCTTTTCGATCTGTCTTGGCTAATGTAACATTTCTTTGACAGGTCTACCGCCATCAACCTCCGGCCGCCTCCAAAAACATGCCGACGAGGATGGCTATCTCCCTGAAGGCACTCCTCTCCGGCCTCAGGAATCCTTTCGGCTGCCATGACATGCTGCAACAGCACCTCATCATCCATTTTACACGAGCAGAGTTGGATGAACTTGCATTCTTTTTACATGGAAAACTGTAGATTTTTTAGGCTCCCAAACCAATAGCATAGTGTTCAACCCCCACTTAGGCCACTATACACAGATAAGCACATTTGGGGACACATTTTAACATACATGTAATGCATCTTCAATTATTTAGAAAATTGGCTCTTGTGAGACAATGCAGAAGCATGGATTAGAAAAATGATTCGAAAAATGAGGAGCACAACTTCGTTATAGATAATGATTCTTAGGATAAATATAGATACTTAAGACGAGTACTTTTTGATCCATCGGCCTTCCTTCGAAGGGGGCCAGCCTGTGATAAAGATTGCACTATGTTTACAATAGtatcttttattttctaaaagatgtGATTATTATTGGCCCATGGCTTCTTAGTCATTTCTTCATCTATTGTTTGTTGTTGTCATTGTGCACTTGTCCGTCACATCCATTATTATCAATGTGCCTTTGTCcgtttgtaagcataaaaatataattatgttattattatacaaaatattctaatgtcaaaaattaaaattaaataacgaTAAATTAGATTTATGATGTGTATCTTTTAATATCATTCAGAAAATTTTTATCGATTTGTAAGTGCATCTTCGTATCTTTTATAAGTTACTCACAAATTCaattgtaaaaatatttttttaaaaacactTTAGATTGTAAATTTTAAATGAATGGATTAGTAATCGATATAGTGAAACTTAAGttcttaattgatattaattatttttggatttttttttctttaactatcaagtattttatataataatatatatataactattagCATACTTGCTATTcttatagaaaaaaaatattacaatataTCACAAAATATATTTAGTAACTTGGTAATTGAGTTTGAGTATACTAAGTTCTGAGATAAAATTTCACAATCATAAAACTTGATAAGTAGTTATTGatgcaataatatttttattacataaaatcAGCTTTTAATACAATAATATAGTTCTTAATATTTTTTCCTACAAATTACTTCTTTAACTAATAAATACAAAGTGAACTTTCTTTGTATATCATTATCTAGAGGCTTTTTTAAGGTTATAAatagattttttatattttcatatcaaaatttatattttttttattttctcagtGAATCATTTAGGTTAATCTATATAAATCTAGATCTCCAttcagaaaaattattttcatatctattgatataactcaagatcataatgagataCTGATGTCATGATTATTCTTAATTGGTTCACTTAAATAAAAAATCTTATTATGATCAATGCATTTTTATGAGTAAAATCTTTCACAACAAGTCTAACCATTATATCATTCAATATTATCGTTTGAGTCatgtttatataatagactcggtAATTCAATGAGTTCGTAACATCATTTTGATCTATTGATTTCAACTTTTTTTTATTGTATTGTACTATTTTTTAGAATCATTATTtttaataacttatgaaaacaaCCTGGGatccttttaatttttatattttaatatgatccttatagatatattatataataataaaataattgattGGTCTATTTTTCCTTTAAGATATTCTCAAATGGATTATCCTCTAATGACATCGATAggtgatgatcctctatcgacacttaattgtcattgtaaggttggctaccactcccgatgaacgATTGtgctaaatttgaaacttcataatctataagtctgatatcaaagagtggagtactcatacaaaatattcttagtgtctcaagtctaaggatctaaTACATAATTAGGATGAcgaaatcactatttgacaatgaggtatcatcaaccatctaacattccgtaagcggatcaatcaatgaactcattctccaataagcatatgtactatatccttagtgtcaccACATGAGTACCTATGAGACTAAGcccttccatcatatggacatgtaTATAACACATTAGTTtgttcgattatctcgatgtccctctcgagtaacctatgactaggattatttaaagTCTGTGTTTAGAGGTAAATCGATCtcgttatcatgatctcattggcGTCGCTCGGTGTTTGCATTGACGTCCCCTTCATTGCTTAGTAACTGAGTTGACGTCGATGCAGATATAGAGTAGTATTGTTGGGCATTTGCATCGACGACCCTTTCGTCACTCGACAACTATGTCGACCCTAATACAGATGTCAAGTGACCCTTTTATCACTCGATCACTCAGCAATTGCGTCGGCATAACACAGATGCAGAGTGACCCTCACCTCTCGTTGTTGCTCTTCTCATCCATAACAATCACTTGCGGTCGTCGTCGTTCGCCATCATCAATTgaaacattaatttttttatcttttatttttatatttttattaataaaattaataatattatgataaaattaataatattaggatAATGATAGACACGGGGTGATCACACGGAGGGGAGGCGGAGTAGAGCTAATGTGTTAATTTCTATTTTATAAAGTAAGGAATGAATgatctataaaaataaaagaatctgAAGGTTGTGTTTTTTTATAATTTGTCCAAGACGATAATCTCGAGGAGGTTGATctgtttttttttctatcttcttttttAATCGACGGAAGGGTGGCGACAGCAAAGGATTTGACGGCTTTGCTCTCGTTGAACCCACTACTAATTAAAGTATGCACGTGATTGGAGCAAGCAAGGAGGCCCTCATGGGACCCACCCATCTGCCGTGCCGACGCGACGTACGATGAACCGGCAGTTCACCGACTTCAAACTTGGCTCGATCGCCACGCTGGCACCGTGTAGATTTCCTCGCCCGACATTTCCATGCCACTCTTTCTTCCTGGCGAGCAAACCCTTTCTTCTTCCTGGTTACTCTCATCATCTCCAACTTCTCCCTCTCCGGACCTAAAAACCCTTTGAATattcttcattatatatatatatatatacatatctgtcCAATGCTCTCGTTGCATGTGAAGAAAGTGTGAACTAAGAATCGTTGTTTTAAGCTGCGGACACGCCCTCTG includes:
- the LOC103986385 gene encoding uncharacterized protein LOC103986385 codes for the protein MLSLQQGLPEFRTWNEETNGGHGRFCDSDGHGVDQWMVSSEWKKKATFPTDPADHCHGDDDDDKNASLGSEEHVHDVEDAPVAAYELSLRDLVKLPGIVTAMQENQTDGVEFSQQESRSWEERRKTDQATKGAWRKSRSVDNGAVLLKMFFPVSLGGRRRSGITGSASRTMPKPSSTKGDDGEHCKNSSSGNTSRRKGGCSFFFQASRSKSRKNGGCNC
- the LOC103986384 gene encoding probable magnesium transporter NIPA4, encoding MAPATAASGGSWVESDSGMSSDNIKGLVLALSSSFFIGASFIVKKKGLKKAAASGVRAGAGGYAYLYEPLWWAGMIAMVVGEVANFAAYAFAPAILVTPLGALSIIISAVLAHIILRERLHIFGIFGCILCVVGSTTIVLHAPQEREIVSVTEVWDLATEPAFLLYATTVLVAAFMLIFHFVPRYGQTHIMVYIGVCSLVGSLSVMSVKALGIALKLTFSGMNQLVYSQTWVFMIIVIACIITQMNYLNKALDTFNTAVVSPIYYVMFTSLTILASVIMFKDWDRQDPTQIVTEMGGFITILSGTFLLHETKDMADGLPPSTSGRLQKHADEDGYLPEGTPLRPQESFRLP